The following are encoded in a window of Aromatoleum petrolei genomic DNA:
- a CDS encoding branched-chain amino acid ABC transporter permease — protein MDFVSFLIQVLNSLQYGLLLFLVASGLTLVFGIMGIINLAHGSFYMVGAYLAFALTSMTGNLMLAIALGLPLAFVFGAILEWALFSHLYKRDHLEQVLLTYGLILIFEELRSLAVGDDVHGVTIPELFSASIPLSDNLSYPVYRLVISVVCLALAGGLYWLIQKTRLGMMIRAGSHDRDMVKALGIDINLLYRTVFALGVALAALAGMLAAPISSVYPGMGSSVLIISFVIVVIGGVGSVWGALVAALVIGFADTFGKVLLPDLAGLMVYLVMAVVLLWRPEGIFKKG, from the coding sequence ATGGATTTCGTTTCCTTCCTGATCCAGGTGCTGAACTCGCTGCAGTACGGCCTGCTGCTGTTCCTCGTGGCCAGCGGGCTGACGCTGGTGTTCGGCATCATGGGCATCATCAACCTCGCGCACGGCAGTTTCTACATGGTCGGCGCCTACCTCGCGTTCGCGCTGACGAGCATGACGGGCAACCTGATGCTGGCGATCGCGCTGGGGCTGCCGCTCGCCTTCGTGTTCGGCGCGATCCTCGAATGGGCGCTGTTCTCGCACCTGTACAAGCGCGACCACCTCGAGCAGGTGCTGCTGACCTACGGCCTGATCCTGATCTTCGAGGAGCTGCGCAGCCTCGCCGTCGGCGACGACGTGCACGGCGTGACGATCCCCGAGCTGTTCTCGGCCTCGATCCCGCTCTCCGACAACCTCAGCTACCCGGTGTATCGCCTGGTGATCTCGGTCGTGTGCCTCGCGCTCGCGGGCGGGCTGTACTGGCTGATCCAGAAGACGCGCCTGGGCATGATGATTCGTGCCGGCAGCCACGACCGCGACATGGTCAAGGCGCTCGGCATCGACATCAACCTGCTGTACCGCACGGTGTTCGCGCTCGGCGTCGCGCTCGCCGCGCTGGCCGGCATGCTCGCCGCGCCGATCTCCTCCGTGTATCCGGGCATGGGTTCGTCCGTGCTGATCATCTCCTTCGTCATCGTCGTGATCGGCGGCGTCGGCTCGGTGTGGGGCGCGCTCGTCGCGGCGCTCGTGATCGGCTTCGCGGACACCTTCGGCAAGGTGCTGCTGCCGGATCTCGCGGGCCTGATGGTCTATCTGGTGATGGCCGTGGTGCTCCTGTGGCGCCCCGAAGGCATCTTCAAGAAGGGGTAA
- a CDS encoding branched-chain amino acid ABC transporter permease, with protein sequence MNSRISTIFKLAVLAGVLAFPAFGSDFYAEMIAKVLILAIFAMSLDLLVGFTGLVSFGHAAYFGIAAYAVALMTPKYDPANLWLALPASIFAAALAAFVIGLFVLRTKGIYFIMVTLAFAQMAYYVFHDTPLGGGSDGIYLNFKPDAAIAGWAPFDLNEPHHLYYFVVAAMLAVYGLLKLVLRSPFGRVLVGIRSNEHRMLSLGYATFRYKLAAFTLAGGLAGFAGFLYAVLFGFVTPEYLSWHKSGDVLLMVILGGMGNLAGAIAGAAALVGLQEIFTGMTKHWQLLMGLTIVAAVLFMPGGMAATPARIMARINGGKSNE encoded by the coding sequence ATGAATTCCCGTATCTCCACCATTTTCAAGCTCGCGGTGCTGGCCGGCGTGCTCGCCTTCCCGGCCTTCGGCTCGGACTTCTACGCCGAGATGATCGCCAAGGTGCTGATCCTCGCGATTTTCGCGATGAGTCTCGATCTGCTGGTCGGCTTCACCGGCCTGGTGAGCTTCGGCCACGCCGCCTACTTCGGCATCGCCGCCTATGCGGTGGCGCTGATGACGCCGAAGTACGACCCGGCGAACCTGTGGCTCGCGCTGCCGGCGTCCATCTTCGCGGCGGCGCTGGCGGCCTTCGTCATCGGGCTCTTCGTGCTGCGCACCAAGGGCATCTACTTCATCATGGTGACGCTCGCGTTCGCGCAGATGGCCTATTACGTGTTCCACGACACGCCGCTGGGCGGCGGCTCGGACGGCATCTACCTCAACTTCAAGCCGGATGCGGCAATCGCCGGCTGGGCGCCCTTCGACCTCAACGAACCGCATCACCTCTACTACTTCGTCGTCGCCGCGATGCTCGCCGTGTATGGCCTGCTCAAGCTCGTGCTGCGCTCGCCCTTCGGCCGCGTGCTGGTCGGCATCCGCAGCAACGAGCACCGCATGCTCTCGCTCGGCTACGCGACGTTCCGCTACAAGCTCGCGGCCTTCACGCTGGCGGGCGGGCTCGCCGGCTTCGCGGGCTTCCTGTACGCGGTACTGTTCGGCTTCGTGACGCCGGAATACCTCTCGTGGCACAAGTCCGGCGACGTGCTGCTGATGGTGATCCTCGGCGGCATGGGCAATCTAGCCGGCGCCATCGCCGGGGCGGCCGCGCTGGTCGGGCTGCAGGAGATCTTCACCGGCATGACCAAGCACTGGCAGCTCCTGATGGGCCTCACCATCGTCGCCGCGGTGCTCTTCATGCCGGGCGGCATGGCCGCGACACCCGCCCGCATCATGGCGCGCATCAATGGGGGAAAGAGCAATGAGTGA
- a CDS encoding ABC transporter ATP-binding protein, translating into MSEVLLAAGGMTRRFGGLLANRDVNIQLERGVLHALLGPNGAGKSTCINMLSGDLPPSEGTIRYKGEDITALTSYQRSKIGIGRSYQRTNIFPKFTVLENCRLAAQSRKPRPWSLLTNALRMPEAVERARAAIAEAGLSGREDRIAGTMSHGEQRQLEIAMVLATDAEVLLLDEPLAGMGSEESAQMVTLLNRLKATRAILLVEHDMDAVFAVADRITVMVNGQVLESGSPEQIRNSPDVQAAYLGHEAEHE; encoded by the coding sequence ATGAGTGAAGTCCTGCTTGCCGCCGGAGGCATGACCCGCCGCTTCGGCGGGCTGCTCGCGAACCGCGATGTCAATATCCAGCTCGAGCGTGGCGTGCTGCATGCGCTGCTCGGCCCCAACGGCGCGGGGAAATCGACCTGCATCAACATGCTGTCGGGCGACCTGCCGCCGTCCGAAGGCACGATCCGCTACAAGGGCGAGGACATCACCGCGCTCACGTCCTACCAGCGCTCGAAGATCGGCATCGGCCGCAGCTACCAGCGCACCAACATCTTCCCCAAGTTCACGGTGCTGGAGAACTGCCGGCTGGCCGCGCAGTCGCGCAAGCCGCGTCCGTGGAGCCTGCTGACCAACGCACTGCGCATGCCCGAAGCGGTCGAACGTGCACGTGCGGCGATCGCCGAGGCCGGCCTGTCGGGCCGCGAGGACCGCATCGCCGGCACGATGTCGCACGGCGAGCAGCGCCAGCTCGAGATCGCGATGGTGCTCGCGACCGACGCCGAGGTGCTGCTGCTCGACGAGCCGCTCGCCGGCATGGGCTCGGAGGAGTCGGCGCAGATGGTCACGCTCCTGAACCGCCTCAAGGCGACGCGCGCGATCCTGCTGGTCGAGCACGACATGGACGCGGTGTTCGCGGTTGCCGACCGCATCACCGTGATGGTCAATGGCCAGGTGCTGGAATCGGGCTCGCCGGAGCAGATCCGCAACAGCCCCGACGTGCAGGCGGCCTATCTGGGACACGAGGCGGAGCATGAATGA
- a CDS encoding ABC transporter ATP-binding protein codes for MLLEAIGLHTYYGSSHILHGVNFHIRKGEALGLMGRNGMGKTTLIRTMMGFLTPKAGGVLVRGQRMTGGPTHRIAKLGIAYVPEGRGIFPNLTVRENLIMAARAGVDGQRDWTFDRVMTTFPRLAERIENGGGNLSGGEQQMLTIGRALMTNPDLLILDEATEGLAPLIVREIWRVIREIRDSGIATVIVDKNHAAVTALTDRSMILVKGQVVFDGPSQEVRNNPELIKKHLGV; via the coding sequence ATGCTGCTGGAGGCGATCGGCCTGCATACCTACTACGGCTCCAGCCACATCCTGCACGGCGTGAATTTCCACATCCGCAAGGGCGAGGCGCTCGGCCTGATGGGCCGCAACGGCATGGGCAAGACGACGCTGATCCGCACCATGATGGGTTTCCTGACGCCCAAGGCGGGCGGCGTGCTGGTGCGCGGCCAGCGCATGACGGGCGGGCCGACGCACAGGATCGCGAAGCTCGGCATCGCCTACGTGCCCGAAGGCCGCGGCATCTTCCCCAACCTCACGGTCCGGGAGAACCTCATCATGGCCGCGCGCGCCGGCGTCGACGGCCAGCGCGACTGGACCTTCGACCGCGTGATGACGACCTTCCCGCGGCTTGCCGAGCGCATCGAGAACGGCGGCGGCAACCTGTCCGGCGGCGAGCAGCAGATGCTCACGATCGGCCGCGCGCTGATGACGAACCCGGATCTGCTGATCCTCGACGAGGCCACCGAGGGCCTCGCGCCGCTCATCGTGCGCGAAATCTGGCGCGTGATCCGCGAGATCCGCGACAGCGGCATCGCCACCGTGATCGTCGACAAGAACCACGCGGCGGTGACGGCCCTCACGGACCGCTCGATGATCCTCGTGAAGGGCCAGGTCGTTTTCGACGGTCCGAGCCAGGAGGTGCGCAATAATCCCGAGCTCATCAAGAAACACCTGGGGGTCTGA
- a CDS encoding alpha/beta fold hydrolase, translating to MKQVLVGGKHLEYVRLPSAHPREGAPAIVFLHEGLGSVSMWRDFPQRVADATGCEAIVYSRAGYGRSDAAELPRTTRYMHDEGLAVLPALLDALQLDRPILLGHSDGGSIALICAGGTATPLSGVILMAPHVLVEDISVESIAQAKVAWQSTDLPARLGKYHQDVEAAFWGWNDIWLHPDFRAWNIEEYLPKVACPVLAIQGEDDEYGTMDQIDRIAAQARDVDLVKLADCRHSPHKDQPAAVIEAVGEFVNRILD from the coding sequence ATGAAACAAGTGCTGGTTGGCGGCAAGCATCTCGAATACGTCCGCCTGCCTTCGGCGCATCCGCGCGAGGGCGCGCCCGCGATCGTGTTCCTGCACGAAGGGCTGGGTTCGGTGTCGATGTGGCGCGATTTCCCGCAGAGGGTCGCCGACGCGACCGGATGCGAGGCCATCGTCTATTCGCGCGCGGGCTACGGGCGTTCCGATGCGGCCGAGCTGCCGCGCACCACGCGCTACATGCACGACGAGGGCCTCGCCGTGCTGCCGGCGCTGCTCGACGCGCTCCAGCTCGACCGGCCCATCCTCCTCGGCCACTCCGACGGCGGTTCGATCGCGCTGATCTGCGCGGGCGGCACTGCGACGCCACTTTCCGGCGTGATTCTGATGGCCCCGCACGTGCTCGTCGAGGACATCTCGGTCGAGAGCATTGCCCAGGCCAAGGTCGCGTGGCAGAGCACGGATCTCCCGGCGCGCCTGGGCAAGTACCACCAGGACGTCGAGGCCGCGTTCTGGGGCTGGAACGACATCTGGCTGCACCCGGATTTCCGCGCGTGGAACATCGAGGAATACCTCCCCAAGGTCGCCTGCCCGGTGCTCGCGATCCAGGGCGAGGACGACGAATATGGCACCATGGACCAGATCGACCGCATCGCCGCCCAGGCGCGCGACGTGGATCTCGTCAAGCTCGCCGACTGCCGCCATTCCCCGCACAAGGACCAGCCCGCGGCCGTGATCGAAGCCGTCGGCGAATTCGTGAACCGCATCCTGGACTGA
- a CDS encoding benzoyl-CoA thioesterase has translation MIFECKKSIRFHHCDPAGIVFYPQCLVLCNEVVEDWFDRGIGVDFYKLHAEIRRGVPMRHLEVDFMAPSMHGDELTFTLYVSRIGGSSMDIVTTASMGEQVRFRAKQTVVWADLGGAPRATVIDDEWRARFSRYLMPPKD, from the coding sequence ATGATCTTCGAATGCAAGAAATCCATCCGTTTCCACCACTGCGACCCGGCCGGCATCGTCTTCTACCCGCAGTGCCTGGTGCTGTGCAATGAGGTGGTGGAGGACTGGTTCGACCGCGGCATCGGCGTCGACTTCTACAAGCTGCACGCGGAGATCCGCCGCGGCGTGCCGATGCGTCACCTGGAGGTCGACTTCATGGCCCCCAGCATGCACGGCGACGAACTGACCTTCACGCTCTACGTTTCGCGCATCGGCGGCAGCTCGATGGACATCGTCACGACGGCTTCCATGGGCGAGCAGGTGCGCTTCCGCGCGAAGCAGACGGTGGTGTGGGCCGACCTCGGCGGCGCCCCGCGCGCGACCGTGATCGACGACGAATGGCGGGCGCGTTTCAGCCGCTATTTGATGCCGCCGAAAGACTGA
- a CDS encoding enoyl-CoA hydratase/isomerase family protein, whose translation MDYSRYTNLKVELHEHGIAEVILGEPGKLPAADAVGHGELADIWRDLDRDPAVAVIVVRGQDKGFSAGGTLDLVAAMVDEFEHRARVWKEARDIVYNMINCSKVIVSAINGPAVGGGLAVALLADISIAAKTARLIDGHTRLGVAAGDHAAIIWPLLCGMAKAKLHLLLSNEVSGEEAERIGLVSMAVEADALRDTAFDIARKLAAGPQTALRWTKHSLNNWLRQAGPIFDNSVALEMLGFTGPEVREGLAAVRERRTPNFPSGSPI comes from the coding sequence ATGGACTACAGCCGCTACACCAACCTCAAGGTCGAACTCCACGAGCACGGCATCGCCGAAGTGATCCTCGGCGAGCCGGGCAAGCTGCCCGCCGCCGACGCTGTCGGCCACGGCGAGCTGGCCGACATTTGGCGCGACCTCGACCGCGACCCGGCCGTGGCGGTGATCGTCGTGCGCGGCCAGGACAAGGGCTTCTCGGCCGGCGGCACGCTGGACCTCGTCGCCGCGATGGTCGACGAGTTCGAGCACCGCGCCCGCGTGTGGAAAGAAGCGCGCGACATCGTCTACAACATGATCAACTGCTCGAAGGTGATCGTCTCCGCGATCAACGGCCCCGCGGTCGGCGGCGGGCTAGCAGTCGCGTTGCTGGCGGACATCTCGATCGCGGCGAAGACTGCGCGCCTCATCGACGGCCACACCCGCCTGGGCGTCGCCGCCGGCGACCACGCCGCGATCATCTGGCCGCTGCTGTGCGGCATGGCCAAGGCCAAGCTGCATCTGCTGCTGTCGAACGAGGTGAGCGGCGAGGAAGCCGAGCGCATCGGCCTCGTGTCGATGGCGGTCGAAGCGGACGCGTTGCGCGACACCGCCTTCGACATCGCCAGGAAACTGGCCGCCGGCCCGCAGACCGCCTTGCGCTGGACCAAACACAGCCTCAACAACTGGCTGCGCCAGGCCGGCCCGATTTTCGACAACTCGGTGGCGCTGGAGATGCTCGGCTTCACTGGCCCCGAAGTGCGCGAAGGCCTGGCCGCGGTGCGTGAGCGCCGGACGCCGAATTTCCCGAGCGGCTCACCGATATGA
- a CDS encoding rubredoxin produces MTTYQCSACYFPYNEADGLPDDGIAAGTKWEDVPEDWVCPDCGNGKEHFNPAPEQEG; encoded by the coding sequence ATGACCACCTACCAGTGCAGCGCCTGCTACTTCCCCTACAACGAGGCCGACGGTCTCCCCGACGACGGCATCGCGGCCGGCACCAAGTGGGAAGACGTGCCCGAGGACTGGGTTTGCCCCGACTGCGGCAACGGCAAGGAACACTTCAATCCGGCGCCCGAGCAGGAAGGCTGA
- a CDS encoding T6SS phospholipase effector Tle1-like catalytic domain-containing protein, with the protein MTVRQANSPTTDEQLASAWHEGAKMRMEEQIAWCTLASTPADRIRCRLYPKLSFFFDGTGNNLYQEMAKPEGERALSNIAKLYQAAIKDKDGMEAVPTYIPGVGTPYRYANGNISPNEDKGGALGMGFGAGGEMRLEAALYEFRRILEIDWSSGALPHMQWITLSVFGFSRGATLARAFVRRLIAEQCERTADKRLMWTARNGTQVRLRIVFMGLFDTVASVGGPGLHLGWGAELAIPEGVERCLHFVSAHEVRQAFPLDSVRVGSEYPKTCEEVIYPGVHSDVGGGYFDGFQGRSNALSRIPLRDMYAEALKSGVMLRRLSDAPLEVRDEIALPPDAPLLQAYKTYMASLPTATGDSLESLLHAHRALKFLWRAALTRMNNDVRVLGALHRRVDPTLCDTVAAQNNHRTCSPTSWTYELPRKPDVQAKQLLAEHRRLVRQMPAIRDPVVWHGDTKWNRQRSPYEDLIVAAWDDQSGLPEEVDAFMADHVHDSVAHFTDWPCALHDPRAIFCDETRILAEREKRRSTAHA; encoded by the coding sequence ATGACCGTCAGACAAGCCAACTCCCCAACGACGGACGAACAGCTCGCGAGCGCGTGGCACGAGGGCGCGAAGATGCGCATGGAAGAGCAGATCGCATGGTGTACGCTTGCGTCGACGCCCGCCGACCGCATCCGCTGCCGCCTCTATCCCAAGCTGTCCTTCTTCTTCGACGGCACCGGCAACAATCTCTACCAGGAGATGGCTAAACCCGAGGGGGAACGCGCCTTATCCAACATTGCGAAGCTCTATCAAGCCGCGATAAAGGACAAGGACGGAATGGAGGCAGTCCCCACCTATATTCCGGGCGTCGGCACGCCCTATCGCTACGCGAATGGCAACATCTCGCCGAATGAAGACAAGGGCGGGGCCCTGGGAATGGGTTTCGGCGCCGGCGGAGAGATGCGCCTCGAAGCCGCACTTTACGAATTCCGACGCATCCTGGAGATCGACTGGAGCTCAGGCGCGTTGCCGCACATGCAATGGATCACGCTTTCGGTCTTCGGTTTTTCGCGCGGCGCGACCCTCGCGCGCGCATTCGTCCGCCGCCTGATCGCCGAGCAATGCGAACGCACTGCCGACAAGCGTTTGATGTGGACCGCCCGTAACGGCACGCAGGTGCGCCTGCGCATCGTCTTCATGGGCCTGTTCGATACGGTCGCCTCGGTGGGCGGCCCCGGGCTGCATTTGGGCTGGGGCGCGGAACTGGCGATTCCCGAAGGAGTTGAGCGCTGCCTGCATTTCGTTTCCGCACACGAGGTACGGCAGGCCTTCCCGCTCGATTCCGTCCGTGTGGGCAGCGAATACCCGAAGACGTGCGAAGAGGTGATCTACCCCGGCGTGCATTCGGATGTCGGCGGCGGGTATTTCGACGGCTTTCAGGGGCGGTCCAATGCGCTGTCGCGCATTCCCTTGCGTGACATGTACGCGGAGGCGCTGAAAAGCGGCGTAATGCTCCGCAGGCTCTCCGACGCGCCGCTGGAAGTTCGCGATGAAATCGCCCTGCCGCCCGATGCACCGCTATTGCAGGCCTATAAGACTTACATGGCCTCGCTGCCGACCGCGACGGGTGATTCACTGGAATCGCTGCTGCACGCGCACCGAGCGCTGAAGTTCCTCTGGCGCGCGGCGCTCACGCGGATGAACAACGACGTCCGCGTGTTGGGAGCGCTGCACCGCCGTGTCGACCCGACGCTGTGCGACACGGTAGCTGCACAGAACAATCATCGGACATGTTCGCCAACAAGCTGGACCTACGAACTGCCGCGTAAACCGGATGTGCAGGCGAAGCAGCTTCTGGCCGAGCATCGGCGCCTGGTGCGCCAGATGCCCGCGATCCGCGACCCAGTCGTATGGCATGGCGACACCAAATGGAATCGCCAACGCAGCCCCTATGAAGATTTGATCGTCGCTGCCTGGGACGATCAGTCAGGGCTTCCGGAAGAGGTCGACGCTTTCATGGCCGACCATGTCCACGATTCGGTCGCCCATTTCACGGACTGGCCCTGTGCCTTGCACGACCCGCGCGCGATCTTCTGCGATGAAACGCGGATTCTCGCGGAGAGGGAAAAGCGACGAAGCACGGCCCACGCCTGA